The Eleginops maclovinus isolate JMC-PN-2008 ecotype Puerto Natales chromosome 18, JC_Emac_rtc_rv5, whole genome shotgun sequence genome segment CCGAGCGTGTGATGCTGCTTAAGTATGCAACGTGAGGGTTATGAAAAAGTGCAAAGTGTTGGGTGTTTTTACTTAGGAAGATGGGAGTGAGAAAATCCCTCATTAATCATTTTACAGGAACAAAATGACACCAAGGAAGGGATCTGAGGGCATAATAAGAATGCAATGAAGAAAGAACAAGGCTATTCAATTGCAAAAGGGTCAATTGCTTTGAGAATGCACTCTGCAGCAAAGGAatacattatgttttaaaatcatcCAGTCAATAATTAAAGGAAAACTTTTGAAAGCTGATCTGTATCTTGTGGAGGGAATAAAAGCTTCAACTCAGTAACCTGAATGGAACCAAGCTGAAAAAAAGCACCTGTCCCTTGCAGCATGCAACAACCTTGGAGATTTAGAAAAGACCGACTTGGGTGTTTTTCCATGTGTCATCTTCCAGAGTGAGAGGTCGCTAAGAGATGACAAgggcaaaaacatgttttccataTCATCACTGGGAGGAAAAACTCCACCCTCAGGAGAGATGATATATCACTCAATCAATTACCATGGCAAGGACCAGAGGAGCCTGCCTAGTCTGGCCCTGCTGTGGCGGCACACCTGGATTAAAAGACACAGCTGCATCAGTCATGATTGTAGCTGTTTAACACCACAGGATACCACTCAATGGTGAGATTAACCCTGCCAGTTAAGAGGGGCTCTGGAGAAAGTAAGTAATGGCTCTCCTCTGAGAAGCTAAATATACCGATAAGAAGCCAGATTACATCCTATGATTAAGAAGAAAGAGGCGAGTGTCAGTCAGCCCTTTTACCACTgcaacaaataacatttttaaaggatttttgcAAACGTAACACATCCTAAACTCTGGCGCAGGCTGAAGATTGTATAGGGGTTTAGGTAACATCAGAGTTGTTGAGAACCCTATTATGCATGTCTTTATggctttttgcacatttaatatGTGTGGGTGAAAATAAGCTATGGTGAGCTGCATTTATATTCATTCTGGACCTGTCCGGTCCATCAATTACTATGCAATTCAAAACAATTATACAAGTTGTTATGATTGCATTGCACTAAAAGTAAGCAAGagaatattacacagtgttagGTGAAAACGTTTTAATTAAGGTGTCTCACTATAGCTATAGTATCGTAAACCCAgttattaaagaaaaaggaacagctcttcttccttcctttagGTGCTGTTTTTGGAACTAGCaacttacattacattatcttcttcctgtttgtccccctattagaaaataaaattaGTTTAGGTGCCTGCTAACACAATTACTGGCTGATAGAAGTCATCCGATGTGTCACCATATGTGTAAAAAGGGTTGGGCAGCACCATTGATTTAGTTAGGGCCTGATTAGATGTTGTTGGAAAAGTGAGTTAAATTTTTCAGGAACTGTCAGTAGAACAATAGTGTAGTTGACACAAATGCTTGTTTCGTTTAAATGATAGAAGGACAAAAATGCTGTTAGTCAGGTTATACAATGACACAGCTCTGTAGATTCCGCAGATGTGTGTCATTCCCATCTGTTAAACTGTCACCAGACGGTTTACTGTTGATAACAATcgcaaaaatgtgctttatttccAATTTGTGAGATACGAAAGGCCTCATAAATTTAAAACAAGAGCAGTAAAGAGTACACTTTAAACTATAAATCATGGCACCCTATCTGAAATCCACGGTCCTCTCCAGGGAACCTCCTCTGTAATGTGATCGCTGCTTTTCAAACTCTAGTGGATAAAATACAGTGAGAGCAGGGTCATCAGTTACTTTACCTTGTCAGGCTCTGATATAAAGCATGTGACATTGTAAATCAGCATTTTTCTTATATAAGTCTGCACGAATGAGAAAAGCCTCCAGATACCTAATATGattcaaaaatacattaacaaTGATTATGGCCTGAAAATGAAGCCAGAGAGAACTAGAAGGGCACTCAAACAAAGAGCTCCAACAAGGCCATAATTGTAATCTATAAGCATGTTTTTGGACGTAAATCGGGGCAGTATTTAGTATTATCCTGCTGAGAAAAGAATTtgactttttgtgtttttagtccATTCAATAAATAGAAGGTTAACAGAGCAGACACTCACTTAGAAACCTTGAAAAAAGTActtgtttatttacagtaattTATTTTAGCTCACCTACCACCTTTTCATCTGAGTCAGTCTCTTGTGGTCTCAGTGAAAACCCTGTGAAAGCACTTGTCAATACAGCTCTCAAATCCATGcaattcatttccatttaataAGGTGTCTCTGTTGTAAATGAAAGTGGCATAAACTGGGCAGAGCTTTCGTTCAGCCTGCAGGGAATGTCTCATAACCCAAGTTACCATGCCTTAAGCATACATGTATTATACAGTAGTTGGCAGAGTTCAATTATATATAGATAAGTAATGTTGCATGTAAGTAATGTCAGTAACAGTGATTTACGAGTAAGTAGGGTTGTAATTGGACACTTTGAGTCAGGTTTAATTAAATGAGTCCTTCAATAAGTCATTACAACCTCAGCTTTTTTATGTTCTCATTTCATCCATATGTAGCAGCAGCTTTAATTGCATCCACAGGGAAGCATAAGCAGGCAAGGGGTTTCAGAGAGGAAGATCAACGTGTGTTGCTTTTACTGGGTGCACTTCACCTAATGCTGACCCCATGTTCCATTAAAGTGTTCCTAGATTGTATGTGTTATTAATTTgtctaaaaaacatttattgggCATCAGAAAATATTAAGACCTTGTGTGGTATGCACTTGTAATAATAGGTCATTTCTTTGTAGAGCAAAAtctggattctttttttattacaaaatactttaattataagtgtgttttaattgaaatgGAATTACATATCTATtctgaaaatgataaaacaccAATCTTGATCTCGCCTAAAGCCAAAAAAGGAGGATTATACTCCATCAGTtccattattgttttattctaattCCATTCCTAATGCTTTCACTGGAACTTCTTCTCCAGTAGTTGTACTATTTCCCATTTGTCACACCTCTGAGCCACATTCAGAGCTGTGGATCCAGAAGAGTCGAGGAGAGTCGTGTCTGCTGCATTAAGCAGCAGAGCCTTAACAATAGGGATACAGTCATGCTGTGCAGCGAGGTGTAAAGGTGTCGCCTTTCCTGAGTTTACTGCATTGACATCTGCATGATGTGAAATCAAGTGAAGGACACTTTGTAAACTGGCACTGGTACAAGCTACATGTAGTGGTGTCCATCCTTCACTGTCCTCGGACACGTTTGGGTCGGCTTTGACTTCCAGGAGCTTTGCCACCACTTCCGGCCCACCCTGATGGCATGCAAGGTGGAGTGGGGTCCAGCCGTTCTCACCTCCAGCATTCACACAACCACCCTGACTCTCCAGCTGCACCACCGTGGCTTCGTGTCCCCTAAGGGCAGCCAGGTGTATGGGAGTCCAGCCTTGAAGGGACCTGGAGTTTGAGCATGTCCCATTTGACAACAGCTGCCTGCAAATGCCTGTGTGACCCTTCAGAGCAGCCAGGTGAAGTGGAGTGTATCCTCTGTTGTCTGCACTGTCAATATTAACCCCACTCTTTATCAACTGTCTCACTACCCTGTTGTGGCCTTCCTCAGCAGATAAGTGAAGAgcagtggagagagaggagtcGATAGCGTTGGGATCTGCTCCCTTAGAGAGGAGAAGCTTGGCAATATTAAGATGCCCATAGGCGGAGGCTAGGTGAGTGGAGTCCTCCCTTCTGCCTGCCTTTCCCTGACTGCCGTCTCTGGCAGCCGTGAAAGCAACAGTCGCACCACTGTTTCATGGCCATTTTGGGAGGCCAGGTGGAGGGGCATCCAATCAGCTTTTTCCCGGGCATCCGCCACAGCTCCTTTGTCCAACAGAAGACGGACAGTCCTATCATCGCCATTCTGAGCAGCGAAATGGAGTGCTGTCCACTCGTCCTCAGCCCCTTGGGTGGTGGATGCACCATTTTCCAGCAACAAAGAGATGATGTCATGAAGCCTGTAGAAAAGGTTGCATTTAAAGGGTTTAATTGCACTCTTGTCATCTCCGTGAGCAGACACTCCAGTATTTATTCTAAACATGTCatctgaatctgtaaaaaaGCAATTATgagttttttgtgtgtttttttcccaaaatgttaaCCTCTTCCTTTAAGTTTCATAGAGGTGATCTAAGCTATCCTTTGAACTGTCAACCAGTTCAGAATAGCAAGTTGCTAgcacaaattacatttattgagTCACttataaacagtttttttatgtatatatttcataCAGACCTTTGCAGAACAGCAATAATGAGAGGAGTGTAACCTCTGGCAGTCGTACAGTTGACTTCAGCCCCCAGACTCAGGACGTGCTTGACACTCTCTGCATCTCCACTGGCTACAGTGTAGTGGAGGAGGCTCTTTTCACCTGAAAACTGTGTCTTCACATGCTCGCTTTTCACAGACTGTTTAAAACTACTAAAGTCCTTTTTGCACAGCAAAGAGAGAATGCTATTTTTGCCATCTGTGAAATAAAGCAGAGAGCAATATGTAGAAATGGTGACCACAGTGTGTCAGAGGATCATTCATTTCTTATGAATTCTGCTGTGGTTAAAATGTTAAGATTAATTGGTAATGGAGAGTGGCAATGCACAGGTCGATAGAAATTATGGTTAAAGTTATTTATTCAGTAATATAGTCAACATATCATAGGTAAATGATTGAGGTtacataaatgtttgttttattcttctttccATTCATAGTTGACTCTGCCTCCTAGGATTAAATGTGATAATGAAATGGTACAGCACTGAAAATAGTACTTCTTAAATGTCAGCCCTCCAGGCTTTGTACTGCATTAAACATGACTTCTCATCCTACTCCAACTATGTGTTTACCTGTGGGAAGGTCAAGCATCTTAGGCAAGTCAATCTTAAATGGGAAAAGAAAGAACATAAGCAATACAAGTTATTTGCTGTGACATCAATCCTTATGACTGGCTGTTaagcacatactgtaaatgtatgtatacaGGCAGGGGTGTTCAAGGCTAAGAATTAATCAAAAGTTAAACAGTTTCAatataaataactaaatgtattatatgcACCATCTGCACAGAATATTCAGTATTTATGGGTACCTTTCTTCAGAGCCATGCTAGCCGATAAACATGCCATTCATGGTACTCAAAGCCTTCTGACATAGATGAACACCATCCTTATTTACCCATACCTTGATCCTTTTCCAAACCTAACCATGTAGTTTTTATATCTATAAAGTTAGCAACATGTTTAAAGCTGCaacagttttacatttacaacatgGAGATAGGAGCAGTTTGGTCCATTTTTGCATCGTATAAAGAATTACAATGGTATGAAAAAACAGCCAGGAAATGGGTTGATAACATACAAATTACGCCAACAGATACGATTAAAACTAGCTAATTATAAAACTCAGATATTAAGGAATTGGTAGAGAACAGAAATATTGCCtttcaaatgaatgctaatgcgCTGTACTCCTGAATGTGTATGAATAAGCAACTGTTGCAGACTAGTTTGACATTTCAAGTTCCAAGATGCTTATATGTCATTCATgtgtaattaattaatttgtttGTACAGTGCCTTAAAGTGATTAAAAAGTTTAGTGCATCACTGTAACCAATTACATCCTTACAAGGCTAGAATCAACAATGTTGTGTATACTATGTTATCATTTCTATACTTTTCGTATGAGAACATAAACCTGCTCTTTATGCCAAAGATTGATTATATACAGTAGACActacagtttaatttaatttaagcaGAGTATCAAGTAGGACTTACTTTGTGTATCGGGGAAAAGAGCCAAGGATAATCTGACTTCTGGCTCTTGTCGTCCTTGAGGCCTTGGATTGGTCCTGGGATCTTCATGATTCCACTCAGGGCCTCTGTTTCCTTCACAGTGTCTGCAAATGAAGCCAAGTCAAGGAAAATACAGTAATGAAATTGTCCAGTCGAAAAAATCTTTTTCTAAACGCAATTCTAAAACACGAGGGGATTCTTCACAGAGAATGAAACGTCATGCATGAATTGAATTCTATTCTACAGCGCCTGTTTATGAATAAACATGACACTTGATTGTATTCATAAACACAACTGCTCAAACCATAAGTGCTTGTCCATCAAAGGTGACCCACTTAAGAGTATGCATTTAAATCGTGCATTACACGCAGGAGAATGTGTTCTCTATGAGTAATTCTATTACCTATTGTTGACTTGATAATTAGAAGCAATGCCAAAAGGCACGACATGGTTGCTTTGTTTGGTTCATATTTTTTCAGAGAATGTGGATCAAAAAACAGACAAGTGCCAGATGCTTTTGATGCCGCCAGATTAAAACACTGGTGTTTCAACATGATGTATAAATGACGGTTTTTAATCATTTGGAACCTTTCCATCTTAGcgttttcatgttttatgttgacAATCACATTAAGAGAAAGCAAATTAGCATAATTGTacacattaaacacaacatcaaaaTGCCAAAACCAATGACACACATCATCAGAAGAATTTGACAAATTACACATCATATTTCTATGGATGCACCCAAAATAGTGTGTGCTATGATCCTTTCCAAGATGTATTTTCCAACATCTTGAGGGCACACTGGCAATGAGCTCTACTTAATGGGGCTTCCAGGATCCCTCTCTGCTACCTCATTTGTTCAATCTTATCCTCTATAAGAAATAGTATTCATTTTCATCAACATATTAGGGAAATCCGCATTTTATGTATAAGCATTTCTGTAGCTTTCACAAATGGAAGCGAAACATTAAGAGCTGCAGTTCCATCTCCAGCTTTAAATCCAGATTGCAAAGTTGGctggaaacaaatacagaaatatatttctattagTTATTGCTTTTTAGCtcatttttttgcttttagcTTCTGCACCTGAGAACTGTGGCCTCTTCCTGAGATCCTGGTCCCAGCAATGCTTCATGATGCCGATCATCTGATCACACTCAGGGGGTTTTGATTCGGGTATCAACTCCACGCTGGGTCTCTTACCATGAGACACATTTAAGAGCACTGTGGTCATACTGCACCCTGTAGATCGACACAAACATAGGACAGTATGAGGCATTGATTTGACACTCTATGTTTACCTTCTGTTATGTTAAAGGACAAGTATTAAATTgggtttttaccttttttattatattatcttatttttatatatatgttatcTTTTTACAAAGCCAAGCTAGCTTTGTTTCCATTCTGTATGCTACATAAGCTAATACTTCCTTAGCTGCTGCTTAATGTTTAGTAGAAagacatgagagtggtatcGATTTCATATAACTCTCGGCAAGAAAGGCAATAAGCCATTTCCTAAAATGCTAAACTATTAATTAAAAAGGATGTATTACTGTTTTGTTTAGGTACATAAAAGAAACATGGGATGGCTAAGGTTTAGATAATTAACACTTGACAAGTGTTGGaattacattcaaaataaagaaaaggttttGCAAACAGTAAATGTAAGATACAGGTTCcagtcatttttaattaaacccTCATTCATGAGTAGCAGGACGTTAGAAAATGCCTTTCAATGGTAAAGTATGCTAATCAGgtaaatatagtataatagattaagttgattttgttttttacatcattttcaaaagcaACTGTAAAACCAAAATCTGCAAATGCTAGGATAAATATAGCTTTACCTTCATGCAGTTTGAATGATTGTATTGAGCATAACATGAGCCTGATGCAACACCTAGAAATGTACATCTATTTGATATTTAGATAggatgcatttcaaatgaattcatcCCTACCTGCATATGGTTTCTGCTGCGTCAGAATCTCCCAAATCACTATTCCAAAGCTGTAGATCAAAGCAGAAAGAGGTATTTCAGTCATAACTTTCACATTTTTGCACATCCTGCATTTAGTGAACGTTATGTGCCTATGTTATATAAAATAGCTatatgaaatgctttttaaGGTCAAGTAAAACCAATCAAACCTAAAAGTCTAACAAAGAGTGAATGACGCAAATGTGCAGAATAAGTACCAGTGACTTGGggtatatttcaaataaatacattaaaagagCAAGGTGACACTGATTTAAGGGGAAAAGCAGTGACGCTGATTGTACAATTTCAGATGTGCCCCTAGTAAGTCACCTGTAAACATCAAAGGTAGTTCCTGGAGGATCGGGGCACTGAGTGAAGGTCTCTGGAGGAATGTAACATATGTTCCCTCTGACTGTCAGCTGCTCCATAAACAACTTCTTGCTCATGTCCTCTTTCCAGTGGATTAAACCAAAATCTGATATCTTAAAACaagaatttagatttttttaatttgcatacATTGATCTGCATAAATCAGAAATATCAAAAAGGACTAAAAACATTCTGATAAATGTGTTGTCACTGAGTGTCATTGACCTTGACATGGAGATGATCATCTAGTAGGATGTTGGACGTCTTGAGGTTTAGATGGAGTAGTGGAGGGTTCATGCTGTGAAGGAAATTCATTCCCATCGAGACCTCGTGAATCATCTGAAACTTCTTTGGCCACATCAAAGTGTGGCTGGCTAGGAGATTGTTCAGCGATCCATTACTCATGTGCTCCATCACCACAGCAGTCGCCTCAATGCACAGTCCATAGATGGAGACAATATACCTGTGTTTCACTTTTGCCATGTAGGGCGCCTCCTCTTTTATTCTCCTGTAATGAAAAGATCTGAAGTTTACTTTAGGGAATTCCATAAGCCTTTTGAACTTTGACAACAGGAAACATGATTTTCTGTGTCAGACTTTGTAGAGGtgcaaacatttttgaaacCTCAAGAACTTTGaaaagtttatttaaattcaaagcaACCAACAGATCAACTATGCTAAGAAGTTGCTGTAAATGTAGACAGTTGTTTGTACCTGACAGCAGGATGATACATAAGTGTGGGctttttttgatgatttcaaTCTCACCTGTAAAAGTTTGTTGCACATAAGGATGTGTCAAAGCTCTTCAAGGCACATGTTTCCCCCTGTAGCTTCAGCTTGACCTGGTACAGCTGACCAAATCGACATTCTGCCACCTTAATCCAGTCAGCCTCAAAGTCGTCCTTCTTGAAGTTCCTGAACTGCCAGAGGGATCTGTCAAGGCAATCCATGAGCACAGAGGTCTACTCTGTCACACTGTCTGTCTAATCCTACACATAAACAGGATTTATCCTTCAGATCAACATCGATCAGTGGCACCGCGGGAGCTTGTGTCTCACGCAGGGAACAAGAGAGTCGCAGAATATGGAGACACATTGAGATTAGT includes the following:
- the ankk1 gene encoding LOW QUALITY PROTEIN: ankyrin repeat and protein kinase domain-containing protein 1 (The sequence of the model RefSeq protein was modified relative to this genomic sequence to represent the inferred CDS: deleted 2 bases in 1 codon): MDCLDRSLWQFRNFKKDDFEADWIKVAECRFGQLYQVKLKLQGETCALKSFDTSLCATNFYRRIKEEAPYMAKVKHRYIVSIYGLCIEATAVVMEHMSNGSLNNLLASHTLMWPKKFQMIHEVSMGMNFLHSMNPPLLHLNLKTSNILLDDHLHVKISDFGLIHWKEDMSKKLFMEQLTVRGNICYIPPETFTQCPDPPGTTFDVYSFGIVIWEILTQQKPYAGCSMTTVLLNVSHGKRPSVELIPESKPPECDQMIGIMKHCWDQDLRKRPQFSDTVKETEALSGIMKIPGPIQGLKDDKSQKSDYPWLFSPIHKIDLPKMLDLPTDGKNSILSLLCKKDFSSFKQSVKSEHVKTQFSGEKSLLHYTVASGDAESVKHVLSLGAEVNCTTARGYTPLIIAVLQRLHDIISLLLENGASTTQGAEDEWTALHFAAQNGDDRTVRLLLDKGAVADAREKADWMPLHLASQNGHETVVRLLLSRLPETAVRERQAREDSTHLASAYGHLNIAKLLLSKGADPNAIDSSLSTALHLSAEEGHNRVVRQLIKSGVNIDSADNRGYTPLHLAALKGHTGICRQLLSNGTCSNSRSLQGWTPIHLAALRGHEATVVQLESQGGCVNAGGENGWTPLHLACHQGGPEVVAKLLEVKADPNVSEDSEGWTPLHVACTSASLQSVLHLISHHADVNAVNSGKATPLHLAAQHDCIPIVKALLLNAADTTLLDSSGSTALNVAQRCDKWEIVQLLEKKFQ